The Aestuariibaculum lutulentum genome segment ATGTTCAGAGATAAATACGGTATTGAGTGGATGGTTGATTTTGATGAAAAGCATAATATTTAATGTAGAGTTTTCAAGCCGTAACTAAATAAATCATTATAAAATATGAAAGCACAATTCTTAAAAACCATTAGAAATTCTGTTAAGCATTGGTATATTCCTCTTATTGTTGGTCTTCTATTTGCAGGCCTAGGCATCTATGCATTAATGTCTCCGGTAGAATCATTTTTAGCTTTAGCATTTATGTTTAGTCTTTCTTTTATATTTTCAGGCATAGGAGAAATTACTTTTGCAATGGCAAATAAAGATGAAATGGATAATTGGGGCTGGAATTTAGCATTTGGTATCATGACCTTTTTAATCGGTATACTATTAATGTCTAAACCAGAAATTTCGTTAGTAACCTTATCATTTTATATCGGATTTCTTATGTTGTTTCGCTCAATGATGGGGATTAGCTATGCCTTAGAATTAAAGCAATACGGCGTGTCGGACTGGACAAAATTAATGATTGTAAGCGTATTGGGTGTTGTGTTTTCTTTTATTTTAATTTGGAATCCGGTATTGGCAGGTATGACTATTATTTTCTGGATAGGATTAACATTAATAGTTGTAGGTGCATTTAGTATTTATTTATCCATAAAACTTAAAAAGTTAAATGCCATGCCAGGTAAAATTTCCGATGAGTTAAAAAGTAGATATGATGCTATTAAAAAGGAAATGCACGATGAAATGAATAAGACCTAAACAGGCCATATAAAATTGATAAACAAAAACAAAACAAAGCGCTACTTGAAAGGCGCTTTGTTTTTTATATTTATAAAACATTAATTTCCATAGACATAAAAGATTATTGTCTATTTCTTTTGTGGATTTAAATCAATCAACAACTTATGAAATCAATAATTGTATTGATAGCTGTATGCTTTGTGTTATTTTTCAACTGCAGTCACGAGGTTGAAAATCCTGAATTGTTAAAAAAGGTATTGATAAACTATTTTGATGGTATAAAAACGCAGGATTTAGATGAATTAAACCGATTAACTACTGAAGATTTTGTACTATTTGAAAATGGCCTAATCTGGACTAATGATAGTTTAGTACGTGAAAACCCGAAAATGAAGTCTGTTAAAAGGCATTGGCAATTCGATTTTAAAAGTGTAGAAATTAATGGCGATTATGGAGATATTGTATATTACAATCATGGCAGTTTTGTAATTAACGATTCCATATATCGCGAGATTGACTGGTTGGAGAGCGCCACGTTTAAAAAGGTAAATGACCAATGGAAACTCAAATTCCTGCATTCAACAGTTCGTAAGTAACTAACAGGATTTTCTTCAGAAAAATCATGGCATTTAAACACTTACAAATAGATTTTTAATTTTTCTATTGGTGTTTGTATTTATATTATAGGGAAGACTTAAGTATTTGTTTAGTTTTATCAAACAGGAAAAAAATCAACTTGTAGTTTCTGTTTGTGATCCAACTCAAAAATTAGAATCGGGACAAATCACCATAAAAGAAGAAATTAAAGGTATGGAATTCATTAAATCAAAAAACATAAATTTTCCTGGGAGTATGGAAAAAGGACAAGAAGTACAACTGATTTTTTCTAAAAAAGTAATCAGATATAATTTATATTTAAGTTCTAAATACGACTAATGAATTTATATAAATCCTACGAAACAGAACGTCTCATTCTTAAACCAACAACTGGAGAGGATGCTGCTTTTGTGTTAGAACTATTTAATACACCTAAATGGCTAGAATATATTGGAGACAGACAAGTAAATACCATTGAAGCTGCGAAAGATTATATTGAAAGTAAAATGATGCCTCAATTACAACGATTGGGCTATGGGAATTACACATTAATTCGAAAAACAGACCTTTGTAAAATTGGTAGTTGCGGACTTTACGACCGAGAAGGTTTAGATGGCATCGATATTGGTTTTGCCTTTCTTCCTGCATTCGAAAAGCTAGGATATGCTTTTGAAGCGGCTACTAAAGTGAAGGAATTAGCTTTATTTGAATTTGGACTAACAGAAATTCATGCCATTACAACAAAGGAAAATATAAGTTCACAGCGCTTGTTGGAAAAATTAGGATTAACATGTATGGGAATCATTAATATTCCTAATGACGATGAGGATTTGTTACATTATAAATTTTCAAAACAAAGCAATTTGTAATCATGATTATTCGAAAAATCCAACCAGAAGACAATCCGTTTTTAGCAAGTATTATAAAAAACACATTCGATGAACATGATGCTCCAAAATGTGGCACGGTATATTCAGATCCGACAACTGATCATTTGTTTTCATTATTTGATACAGAAAAATCAATATTATGGGTAGCGGAAGAAAAAGGTGAAATTTTAGGTTGTTGTGGTATATATCCAACCGATGGGCTGCCCGAAGGTTATGTGGAATTGGTTAAGTTTTATTTAGCTCCTTCAGCCCGAGGTAAAGGAGTTGGAACAAAGCTAATGGAGCAAAGTATAGAATCAGCTAAAGCCTTAGGTTATACCAATATATATCTGGAAAGTTTGCCTCATTTTGCCACAGCAGTAAAAATGTATACAAAATTAGGTTTTCAAACCTTAAGGGAGCCCTTAGGTAAATCAGGACATACATCATGTAACATTTGGATGAATAAAAAAATATAAGATTTAAAATTACCAATACCAACTAAACAAACCATGGAAATAGATTATATTTTTACTTCACGAAGACTTGGCTTTCGTAACTGGAGCACAAATGATTTAAATGAATTTGCTAAAATGAATGCCGATGAAGATGTGATGAAGCATTTTCCAAAGACTCTAACAACAAAAGAAACATCTGAATTTATTGATCGATTACAGGCCCATTTTGAAAAACACAGTTATAATTATTTTGCAGTTGACATTTTAGAAACAGGAGATTTTATCGGGTTTATAGGTTTGGCTTATCAAACTTATGAATCAGAGTTTACTCCGGCTGTTGATATAGGCTGGCGTTTAAAGAAAAAGGCTTGGGGTAGAGGCTATGCTACCGAAGGCGCCAAGCGATGTCTGGAATTAGCTTTTACAGAATTGAATTTAGATCAGGTTATAGCGACCTGCACCAGGCAAAATGTAAATTCAGAACAAGTCATGAAAAAAATAGGAATGAAAAAAGTTTCAGAATTTAAGCATCCTAAACTTAAAGAATACCCTGAATACGAAGTTTGTCTTTGCTATGAAATATCGAAATCTCACTGGAGTAAAAGCAATGGGTAGATTTGATTTATTTTCTTCGTTTGAGAAAAGGTTTCTTGAAGGTTTCCGACAAAGGGATTATGAATAAAAAACAATACGGCGCGAAGCCAACAGAAGCAGACATTTTAAAATACTCAAATAGCAAAAACTGGAAAGACGGTAAGTTTCAAAATCTTGAAGAAACATCCATGTCTATAAGCATTCAGAACATTCCGAAACTATTATACAAGCAATTTTGCAAAAAGGATGGCAGAGAACCTGCAAGTTTTATAGCTATGGATTCGTTTGATAGCGAGCAGTTTTTATCACCTTCGGAAACGATGAAATTTATCTGGTATGGTCATTCGGCAGTACTTATACGCATCAACAACAAAACTATACTTATCGACCCTATGTTAGGGGATAATGCCGCACCAATATCGCCATTTCCAATAAAGCGTTTTAGTAAGGACACGTTAAATTTAATAGATGAGTTTCCGGAGATTGATTTACTAATGCTTACCCACGATCACTACGATCATTTAGATTATAAAAGCATAAAAAAATTAAAATCTAAAGTGAAACAATATTTCGTGGCTTTGGGTGTAAAACGTCATTTAGTGAAATGGGGAATCCATGAAGAAAAAATAACAGAATTTGATTGGTGGGATGCAAAATCTATAGATGATATTCAAATAACCTTTACGCCAACCCGTCATTTTTCTGGAAGAGGATTAACGGATAGAGCTAAGTCTCTTTGGGGAGGCTGGACTTTTAAAACGGCCTCTGAAAATGTATGGTTTTCTGGAGATGGTGGATACGGTAAACATTTTAAAGAAATTGGAGAGCGTTTAGGACCGTTCGATTTTGCCTTCATGGAATGTGGTCAGTATAACGAAAACTGGCATTTAATACATATGTTCCCCGAAGAAAGTGTGCAGGCCGCTATTGATGCTGACGCCAAACATATCATGCCTGTACATTGGGCAGGTTTTGCTTTAGCTCAACACCATTGGCAACATCCTGTAGATGAATTTATAAAATCGGCTGAAGAAAAAAATATTCCTGTTAGTTATCCAAGGTTGGGAGAATTAATAAATTATAAAGATTACAAAAATTCCGTGTGGTGGAAGTAATTTTTGAATAAGGGTCTCCCATAAATGGGAAGTATATATTTAGGAGGATAATTTATAAAGCCAGAGGTTGTTGAAGGTTTACACCTTGTCGTCTATCGAAATTTTTCTGAATAAATAAAACACAAATAGTATTTTGTGTCTTACGATTAAGTAATGATTTATGCGAGTACTCAAAATAA includes the following:
- a CDS encoding GNAT family N-acetyltransferase produces the protein MNLYKSYETERLILKPTTGEDAAFVLELFNTPKWLEYIGDRQVNTIEAAKDYIESKMMPQLQRLGYGNYTLIRKTDLCKIGSCGLYDREGLDGIDIGFAFLPAFEKLGYAFEAATKVKELALFEFGLTEIHAITTKENISSQRLLEKLGLTCMGIINIPNDDEDLLHYKFSKQSNL
- a CDS encoding GNAT family N-acetyltransferase; translation: MIIRKIQPEDNPFLASIIKNTFDEHDAPKCGTVYSDPTTDHLFSLFDTEKSILWVAEEKGEILGCCGIYPTDGLPEGYVELVKFYLAPSARGKGVGTKLMEQSIESAKALGYTNIYLESLPHFATAVKMYTKLGFQTLREPLGKSGHTSCNIWMNKKI
- a CDS encoding MBL fold metallo-hydrolase; this translates as MNKKQYGAKPTEADILKYSNSKNWKDGKFQNLEETSMSISIQNIPKLLYKQFCKKDGREPASFIAMDSFDSEQFLSPSETMKFIWYGHSAVLIRINNKTILIDPMLGDNAAPISPFPIKRFSKDTLNLIDEFPEIDLLMLTHDHYDHLDYKSIKKLKSKVKQYFVALGVKRHLVKWGIHEEKITEFDWWDAKSIDDIQITFTPTRHFSGRGLTDRAKSLWGGWTFKTASENVWFSGDGGYGKHFKEIGERLGPFDFAFMECGQYNENWHLIHMFPEESVQAAIDADAKHIMPVHWAGFALAQHHWQHPVDEFIKSAEEKNIPVSYPRLGELINYKDYKNSVWWK
- a CDS encoding HdeD family acid-resistance protein, yielding MKAQFLKTIRNSVKHWYIPLIVGLLFAGLGIYALMSPVESFLALAFMFSLSFIFSGIGEITFAMANKDEMDNWGWNLAFGIMTFLIGILLMSKPEISLVTLSFYIGFLMLFRSMMGISYALELKQYGVSDWTKLMIVSVLGVVFSFILIWNPVLAGMTIIFWIGLTLIVVGAFSIYLSIKLKKLNAMPGKISDELKSRYDAIKKEMHDEMNKT
- a CDS encoding GNAT family N-acetyltransferase, with the protein product MEIDYIFTSRRLGFRNWSTNDLNEFAKMNADEDVMKHFPKTLTTKETSEFIDRLQAHFEKHSYNYFAVDILETGDFIGFIGLAYQTYESEFTPAVDIGWRLKKKAWGRGYATEGAKRCLELAFTELNLDQVIATCTRQNVNSEQVMKKIGMKKVSEFKHPKLKEYPEYEVCLCYEISKSHWSKSNG
- a CDS encoding nuclear transport factor 2 family protein; the encoded protein is MKSIIVLIAVCFVLFFNCSHEVENPELLKKVLINYFDGIKTQDLDELNRLTTEDFVLFENGLIWTNDSLVRENPKMKSVKRHWQFDFKSVEINGDYGDIVYYNHGSFVINDSIYREIDWLESATFKKVNDQWKLKFLHSTVRK